A portion of the Streptomyces sp. NBC_01335 genome contains these proteins:
- a CDS encoding glutamate-cysteine ligase family protein, with protein MRRSDLHEAFHAPHGTRERIGLEIEAGVLDEATGLAAPYDGPHGMAALLHQVLRDWGGSPQWADDVLTGVHLADGTKLTLEHGGQLEYSSPPADDLVTLVTAMRATMEALAALAQRHRLAIVPGGNLPFDRAERATWVPTVRGGVMRTYFAGLGPDGEGAPHIMRLSTSTQTTLDHLSEDDLASKLRVQVAASPVVAALFVNSPLYAGRLDGVLSHRCRDWLRMDPRRCGSPGPALRTPLTVEALTDWALGMPMIYRRGPGGYRLAGPQPFADHLRHGFDDGTRPRWEDWLSHLDQIYTTVRVRRTLETRAPDGPPYPYVPAGPALWTGLTYHAPSRAAAWELLRRYTPQENDAAQRALPTAGLATRLGGDSVRDLARHLLGLARAGLQARIRAGLEQPEAAGYLDPLDEIVDTNETFAEQTARRWTTSHRGDPARYVAAHRIPSAT; from the coding sequence TTGCGCAGGTCCGACCTGCACGAAGCGTTCCACGCGCCCCACGGCACCCGCGAACGCATCGGCCTGGAGATCGAGGCAGGTGTGCTGGACGAGGCGACCGGACTCGCGGCCCCCTACGACGGGCCCCACGGCATGGCTGCCCTCCTCCACCAGGTGTTGCGGGACTGGGGCGGTTCACCGCAGTGGGCCGACGACGTCCTGACGGGGGTGCATCTCGCGGACGGGACGAAGCTGACACTCGAACACGGAGGCCAGCTGGAGTACTCCTCCCCTCCCGCGGACGACCTCGTCACTCTGGTGACGGCGATGCGCGCCACCATGGAAGCCCTGGCCGCTCTGGCGCAGCGGCACCGGCTGGCCATCGTTCCCGGGGGAAACCTCCCGTTCGACAGGGCGGAGCGCGCCACCTGGGTACCCACCGTGCGCGGTGGAGTCATGCGGACGTACTTCGCGGGGCTCGGCCCGGACGGGGAAGGGGCTCCGCACATCATGAGGCTGTCGACCTCGACCCAGACCACCCTGGACCACCTGTCCGAGGACGACCTGGCCTCGAAGCTGCGCGTTCAGGTAGCCGCCTCACCCGTCGTCGCCGCGCTGTTCGTCAACTCGCCGCTGTACGCCGGACGCCTCGACGGGGTCCTCTCGCACCGCTGCCGCGACTGGCTGCGCATGGACCCCCGCCGTTGCGGCTCTCCCGGCCCCGCGCTGCGGACCCCGCTCACGGTGGAGGCCCTCACCGACTGGGCACTGGGCATGCCCATGATCTACCGTCGCGGCCCGGGCGGCTACCGTCTCGCCGGACCGCAGCCCTTCGCGGACCATCTGCGCCACGGCTTCGACGACGGCACCCGGCCCCGCTGGGAGGACTGGCTCTCGCACCTCGACCAGATCTACACCACCGTCCGCGTGCGCCGGACCCTGGAGACCCGCGCGCCGGACGGCCCCCCGTACCCGTACGTTCCCGCAGGTCCGGCACTGTGGACCGGACTGACGTACCACGCGCCCAGCCGCGCGGCCGCCTGGGAACTCCTCCGGCGGTACACACCCCAGGAGAACGACGCCGCGCAACGCGCCCTGCCCACCGCCGGACTGGCCACCCGTCTGGGCGGGGACAGCGTGCGCGACCTGGCCCGGCACCTGCTCGGGCTGGCCCGCGCGGGCCTGCAGGCCCGCATCCGGGCAGGGCTCGAACAGCCCGAGGCGGCAGGTTATCTCGACCCGCTCGACGAGATCGTGGACACGAACGAGACGTTCGCCGAGCAGACGGCCCGCCGCTGGACGACGAGCCACCGGGGCGATCCGGCCCGCTACGTCGCGGCGCACCGGATCCCGTCCGCCACCTGA
- a CDS encoding PP2C family protein-serine/threonine phosphatase yields the protein MSWRQWVNGVTRSPSALPLAVVLGIAVVDAATGPEYNLLPVYAAGPAVASARGPVRNVVAMGVVAVLLCLLFAWKADRFGELRMRVALAAIAYVTLASAFAAWSRVRTERRLVDVREVAETLEDVLFTPVPPVIGPVRIGTSYISASRATRIGGDLYDAVASPDGVRLIIADVQGKGLATVRCAAAVLAAFREAASALEDLADVDRRIETALERRTDGQRFVTGILARISPSGRLIAFNHGHPPPLLRARDGSTAFVESDDPVPPFGLSALTGGARQDSVNRLTLQAGDRLFFYTDGLSEARDGEGNFYPVGERVAPLLGEGDPGEALSRIRADVAAFTGAPPDDDSALLLIELAPQPHDDEARGRLTVNPPRDLPSP from the coding sequence ATGTCATGGCGTCAATGGGTGAACGGGGTGACCCGTTCACCGAGCGCGCTGCCACTGGCGGTCGTCCTGGGCATCGCGGTTGTGGACGCGGCCACCGGCCCGGAGTACAACCTGCTGCCCGTGTACGCGGCCGGGCCTGCGGTGGCTTCGGCACGAGGGCCCGTGCGGAACGTCGTGGCCATGGGTGTGGTGGCGGTTCTCCTGTGCCTGCTGTTCGCATGGAAAGCCGACCGCTTCGGGGAGCTGCGGATGCGTGTCGCGCTCGCGGCGATCGCCTACGTCACGTTGGCATCCGCCTTCGCGGCGTGGTCCCGGGTAAGGACCGAGCGACGTCTCGTCGACGTGCGGGAAGTGGCCGAGACCCTGGAGGACGTGCTCTTCACCCCCGTACCGCCGGTCATCGGGCCTGTCCGCATCGGAACCTCGTACATCTCCGCGAGCCGCGCCACCCGCATCGGAGGGGACCTCTACGACGCGGTGGCATCGCCCGACGGTGTCCGCCTGATCATCGCCGACGTCCAGGGCAAAGGACTGGCCACCGTCCGCTGTGCCGCCGCGGTGCTGGCCGCCTTCCGGGAAGCCGCCTCCGCGCTCGAAGATCTCGCGGACGTGGACCGTCGCATCGAGACCGCCCTGGAACGCCGAACGGACGGCCAGCGGTTCGTGACGGGCATCCTCGCCCGGATCAGCCCCTCCGGGCGGCTCATCGCGTTCAACCACGGCCACCCCCCACCCCTGTTGCGTGCCCGTGACGGCAGTACCGCGTTCGTGGAGTCGGACGATCCGGTCCCTCCGTTCGGCCTGAGCGCACTGACGGGCGGGGCCCGGCAAGACAGCGTCAACCGGCTCACCCTGCAGGCGGGGGACCGGCTCTTCTTCTACACCGACGGCCTCAGCGAGGCCCGAGACGGCGAAGGCAATTTCTACCCGGTGGGCGAGAGGGTGGCGCCGCTGCTGGGCGAAGGCGATCCAGGAGAAGCCCTGAGCCGGATCCGGGCCGACGTCGCAGCCTTCACCGGGGCGCCACCGGACGACGACTCCGCCCTGCTTCTCATCGAGCTCGCCCCGCAGCCGCACGACGACGAAGCCCGGGGCCGCTTGACGGTGAACCCGCCGCGCGATCTTCCCAGCCCGTGA
- a CDS encoding flavin monoamine oxidase family protein: MASAARPARVGIIGGGLAGLVSAYELQRRGVKAVLYEQAERPGGRVRTHRFWDGTYADVGAMRIPGNHECVLHYVREFGLRTRPFVNLNPDGYYHLRGRRTRLSHGHQLYPDYGLDAADQDGPRNWLDRVLRTAWDALSHAQQLSVLEGNWQDAALDRLMSVSLWQFAREQFSEDAWDLLGYASGLVHYEHASLLEVLVDYFGLFHAAPLELVGGMDTLVREFVRRLTPGSLRLSTHVDAVELNSDGGRIRGHCVGRPVDETYDAVLACVPLTTLDRITITPALPHRQAQAVRSLTYASSTKTLVHLRRRSWELDDGIYGGGSFTDLPIQQCWYPSDNARVVLDARPSSPQRLTARNAELSHEPGVLTGAYLWGPHARRFTALPAADRDRVVMRCLEQLHPGICEDIDEIVHWDWDSHLGMSGGSFAYLSPGEHTRYLNGLATPHPESDPRLYFAGEHLSAAHAWMQGAAQSALRTVGHLLDRLSATAEEPGGHREERGTEDFVREGTAS, translated from the coding sequence GTGGCGAGTGCCGCTCGCCCGGCGCGTGTGGGAATCATCGGCGGCGGGCTGGCCGGTCTGGTCTCGGCCTACGAACTGCAGCGGCGCGGAGTGAAAGCCGTGCTCTACGAGCAGGCCGAGCGTCCCGGGGGGCGGGTGCGTACGCATCGTTTCTGGGACGGGACCTACGCGGACGTCGGCGCGATGCGCATTCCCGGAAATCACGAATGCGTGCTCCATTACGTGCGTGAGTTCGGGCTGCGGACCCGTCCCTTCGTCAACCTGAACCCGGATGGGTACTACCACCTGCGCGGCCGCCGCACCCGATTGAGCCACGGCCACCAGCTTTATCCGGATTACGGCCTCGACGCCGCCGACCAGGACGGGCCGAGGAACTGGCTGGACCGTGTGCTGCGTACGGCCTGGGACGCGCTCAGCCATGCACAGCAGCTGAGTGTCCTGGAGGGCAACTGGCAGGACGCGGCTCTGGACCGCCTGATGTCGGTCTCCTTGTGGCAGTTCGCACGGGAGCAGTTCTCCGAGGACGCCTGGGATCTGCTGGGGTACGCCAGCGGACTGGTCCACTACGAGCACGCCTCCCTTCTCGAAGTGCTCGTCGACTACTTCGGTCTCTTCCATGCCGCCCCCCTCGAACTGGTCGGCGGGATGGACACGCTGGTCCGTGAGTTCGTACGGCGGCTGACGCCGGGGTCGCTGCGCCTGTCGACCCACGTCGACGCGGTGGAGCTGAACTCCGACGGTGGCCGGATCAGAGGGCACTGCGTGGGCCGCCCCGTCGACGAGACCTACGATGCCGTGCTGGCCTGCGTCCCGCTGACCACACTCGACCGGATCACCATCACCCCGGCCCTGCCCCACCGGCAGGCCCAGGCCGTCCGCAGTCTCACCTATGCGAGCAGTACCAAAACCCTGGTGCACCTGCGTCGGCGGAGCTGGGAACTCGACGACGGCATCTACGGCGGTGGGAGCTTCACCGACCTCCCCATTCAGCAGTGCTGGTACCCGTCGGACAACGCCCGCGTCGTCCTGGACGCCCGCCCGTCCTCACCTCAGAGGCTGACCGCCCGGAACGCCGAGCTCTCGCACGAGCCGGGGGTGCTTACGGGCGCCTATCTCTGGGGCCCGCACGCCCGCCGGTTCACCGCACTGCCGGCCGCGGACCGCGACCGGGTCGTGATGCGGTGCCTGGAGCAGTTGCATCCGGGGATCTGTGAGGACATCGACGAGATCGTGCACTGGGACTGGGACAGCCATCTGGGCATGAGCGGAGGGTCTTTCGCCTATCTCTCTCCCGGCGAGCACACGAGGTACCTCAACGGCCTCGCGACGCCGCACCCGGAGAGCGACCCGCGCCTCTACTTCGCCGGCGAGCACCTCTCGGCCGCCCACGCGTGGATGCAGGGCGCCGCCCAGTCGGCACTCCGCACGGTCGGCCACCTGCTCGACCGGCTGTCCGCGACCGCCGAGGAGCCGGGCGGGCACCGCGAGGAGCGCGGTACGGAAGACTTCGTCCGGGAAGGGACGGCATCGTGA
- a CDS encoding amidohydrolase family protein, whose product MSRYVEPSGVTGRVVIRDVTVVDPLDGRRTPGQDVVVDGGRITSVTATGGPVAEPHVVEGRGRFVVPGFMDMHMHALNTPKDVDGTYALMLANGVVGFRQMSGNKALLKSRRQGTLPQPTGSPVLKATAGDLLTPLNASTADGAVRAVREQHRDGADFVKAGMTTRVTFLAALQEANRLGIRLGGHLPADLDPREAARGGVWSIEHLGPGVTVFAAVSSKEDEVRASNATRKLPPIPRIKIPGADRLATRLIKGMVTNPATATSELEAHAYNLADGSYDQRKAEELAAVFVAHGTWQCPTLIRVHTQQFGDSPEHTQDPRRRYMAPDELRTWDKSSRKFSRLPEGTREALHDHWAAQLRMTRTFADAGVPMVAGTDACGAAGIIPGFALHDEFDHLAEAGLDPLAILRMTTTEPARFLGEEGEFGRVAAGMPADLVLLDEDPLDDHTALRKIAGVMRDGSWWTRSDLDAILARVAAHPGAH is encoded by the coding sequence ATGAGCAGGTACGTCGAGCCGTCCGGGGTTACGGGGCGAGTGGTGATCCGGGACGTCACCGTGGTCGATCCGCTGGACGGCCGCCGCACCCCCGGTCAGGACGTGGTGGTCGACGGAGGCCGGATCACGTCGGTGACGGCCACCGGTGGCCCCGTCGCGGAGCCGCACGTGGTGGAGGGGCGGGGCCGGTTCGTCGTCCCCGGGTTCATGGACATGCACATGCACGCGTTGAACACCCCGAAGGACGTCGACGGCACGTATGCGCTCATGCTCGCCAACGGTGTGGTCGGTTTCCGTCAGATGTCGGGCAACAAAGCACTCCTGAAGTCCCGGAGACAGGGCACGCTGCCCCAGCCCACCGGCTCCCCGGTGCTCAAAGCGACCGCGGGCGACCTGCTGACCCCGCTGAACGCGAGCACCGCCGACGGTGCGGTGCGGGCCGTCCGCGAACAGCACCGGGACGGAGCCGACTTCGTCAAGGCCGGTATGACGACCCGGGTCACCTTTCTGGCGGCCCTCCAGGAGGCGAACCGTCTCGGTATCCGGCTCGGCGGTCACCTGCCGGCCGACCTCGACCCCCGGGAGGCCGCGCGCGGCGGCGTGTGGTCGATCGAGCACCTCGGTCCCGGCGTCACCGTGTTCGCCGCAGTCTCCTCCAAGGAAGACGAGGTCCGCGCGAGCAACGCCACCCGCAAGCTCCCGCCCATTCCCAGGATCAAGATCCCGGGCGCCGACAGACTGGCGACGAGGCTGATCAAGGGCATGGTCACCAACCCCGCGACCGCCACGTCCGAACTGGAAGCGCACGCCTACAACCTGGCCGACGGATCCTACGACCAGCGGAAGGCGGAGGAGCTGGCGGCCGTGTTCGTCGCACACGGCACCTGGCAGTGCCCCACTCTGATCCGGGTCCACACCCAGCAGTTCGGCGACTCGCCCGAACACACCCAGGATCCGCGGCGCCGCTACATGGCACCCGATGAACTGCGCACCTGGGACAAGTCGTCGAGGAAGTTCTCCAGGCTTCCCGAGGGCACCCGTGAGGCCCTGCACGACCACTGGGCGGCTCAGCTCAGAATGACCAGGACGTTCGCCGACGCCGGAGTTCCGATGGTCGCGGGAACCGACGCGTGCGGAGCCGCGGGAATCATCCCGGGCTTCGCACTCCACGACGAGTTCGACCACCTGGCCGAGGCTGGACTCGACCCGCTGGCCATTCTGCGGATGACGACCACCGAGCCGGCGCGATTCCTGGGCGAGGAGGGGGAGTTCGGCCGGGTCGCGGCCGGCATGCCCGCCGACCTGGTGCTGCTGGACGAGGACCCGCTGGACGACCACACCGCCCTCCGCAAGATCGCGGGAGTGATGCGCGACGGCTCTTGGTGGACCCGCTCGGACCTCGACGCCATCCTCGCGCGGGTCGCCGCCCATCCCGGCGCCCACTGA
- a CDS encoding tryptorubin family RiPP precursor, with protein sequence MKLLFAIRNKVAATKSLKASAWYIWY encoded by the coding sequence ATGAAGCTCCTTTTCGCCATCCGTAACAAGGTCGCGGCCACCAAGAGCCTCAAGGCGAGCGCTTGGTACATCTGGTACTGA
- a CDS encoding 2-isopropylmalate synthase, translating into MIVKNGGRASVRVDVVRDSAMAGRVVLWEESARDGAQAKTLMSARARVRLACETGRVFGGDGARHVVFAAGFPAVCAEEFEAVRQVAVEAEGAVSVAAVCRGAARDVEQAVASVRGSRHARVMVVVPASEAMAQVMVHRPAAEALQAGVELVKRARDLDQEVAVDVCLADASRADHALMGTFAGELTAVGAGLVVLADTVGAQLPDACRQMFTAVGTAAGGDTVLASHLHNDLGLGLANSLQALACGVRVISSSWLGLAERAGLVATEQLLFLLARHAPELLGTGAVPWWIEPDLTRLPGIAEMVAQETGVPLSVTTPIVGTGVGTISTGTPFVHPELFQPYDPHQVLGIEPRTVLTQLASARVATAVAARLGHALDDDQARAAMAWAKRRAFATGRSVIDDAAFDAYLQGLTHTTTGSMP; encoded by the coding sequence GTGATCGTCAAGAACGGTGGGAGGGCTTCGGTGCGGGTGGATGTGGTGCGTGACTCCGCGATGGCGGGGCGAGTGGTGCTGTGGGAGGAGTCGGCTCGGGACGGCGCGCAGGCAAAGACGCTGATGTCGGCGCGGGCCAGGGTTCGTCTGGCGTGTGAGACCGGACGGGTCTTCGGCGGGGACGGGGCGCGGCACGTCGTGTTCGCCGCCGGGTTTCCGGCGGTGTGTGCGGAGGAGTTCGAGGCCGTGCGCCAGGTCGCGGTGGAGGCGGAGGGCGCGGTGAGTGTGGCGGCGGTGTGCCGGGGGGCGGCGCGGGACGTGGAGCAGGCGGTCGCGTCGGTGCGCGGCAGCCGTCACGCGCGGGTGATGGTGGTGGTGCCGGCCTCGGAGGCCATGGCGCAGGTGATGGTCCACCGCCCGGCCGCCGAAGCACTCCAGGCCGGGGTCGAACTGGTCAAGCGGGCCCGCGACCTGGACCAGGAGGTGGCAGTCGATGTGTGCCTGGCCGATGCTTCCCGGGCCGACCACGCGCTGATGGGCACCTTCGCCGGGGAGCTGACCGCCGTCGGCGCCGGACTCGTCGTGTTGGCGGACACCGTCGGCGCCCAGTTGCCCGACGCCTGCCGGCAGATGTTCACCGCGGTCGGGACCGCAGCGGGCGGGGACACCGTGCTCGCCTCCCACCTGCACAACGACCTCGGACTCGGCCTGGCCAACAGCCTGCAGGCCCTGGCCTGCGGGGTGCGGGTGATCTCCTCCTCCTGGCTGGGCCTCGCGGAGCGCGCCGGCCTCGTTGCGACCGAGCAGTTGCTGTTCCTCCTCGCCCGGCACGCGCCCGAACTCCTCGGCACCGGCGCCGTACCGTGGTGGATTGAACCGGACCTGACCCGGCTGCCGGGCATCGCGGAGATGGTCGCGCAGGAGACCGGGGTGCCACTGTCGGTGACCACTCCGATCGTCGGGACCGGGGTGGGCACCATTTCCACTGGCACGCCCTTCGTCCACCCGGAGCTGTTCCAGCCCTACGACCCCCATCAGGTCCTGGGCATCGAGCCGCGCACGGTGCTGACCCAACTGGCCAGCGCCCGGGTCGCCACCGCAGTCGCCGCCCGCCTCGGTCACGCCCTCGATGACGACCAGGCACGTGCGGCGATGGCCTGGGCCAAGAGACGGGCCTTCGCTACCGGACGGTCCGTCATCGACGATGCAGCGTTCGACGCCTACCTCCAGGGCCTCACCCACACCACCACCGGGAGCATGCCGTGA
- a CDS encoding cytochrome P450, with the protein MSPSSTVRPRTTVFAPRLAALLDKHVGQDVFRLEPDTVGVAGVEVADRILSARRATETERPTFKPLHGRSIARGEASAVTRTIGSDVRAALAAYEPRQVDLSGSWPLTGHLFLRDLILGQDPYRLRLLMSRYLELTPKLTWSVIALGAALPGWPRPGDRLTGLGARAAEATGYQDRRYALGMYRRAAAPVCFTVSTLVANALWLGSPLDDSTPNRHLIHEALRMLPPSWNILRNASPEYPVIDDRIGEHDDVLLLPLLSHRDPALWDDPDSFRPERWNDLDPDTAPGYLPFGHSSERCWGRHMVMPLAELLLDLIRGSGLVVDPDQRTGKVPLLGLLGVEDVRLTRPYRV; encoded by the coding sequence ATGTCGCCGTCATCCACAGTGCGCCCGCGCACCACCGTGTTCGCACCCCGCTTGGCCGCGCTCCTCGACAAGCACGTGGGCCAGGACGTCTTCCGGCTGGAGCCGGACACGGTCGGGGTCGCCGGGGTCGAGGTCGCCGACCGCATCCTTTCCGCGCGCCGGGCCACCGAGACGGAGCGCCCGACCTTCAAACCCCTGCACGGGCGTTCCATAGCGCGTGGTGAGGCTTCCGCCGTCACCCGCACGATCGGCAGCGACGTACGCGCGGCACTGGCCGCCTACGAGCCGCGGCAGGTGGACCTCTCCGGGTCCTGGCCGCTGACCGGGCACCTCTTCCTGCGCGACCTCATCCTGGGGCAGGACCCCTACCGGCTGCGCCTGCTCATGAGCCGCTACCTCGAACTGACGCCCAAGCTCACCTGGTCGGTCATCGCGCTCGGCGCCGCCCTGCCCGGCTGGCCCCGGCCGGGCGACCGGCTCACCGGGCTCGGCGCACGGGCGGCGGAGGCCACCGGCTACCAGGACCGCCGGTACGCGTTGGGCATGTACCGCCGAGCGGCGGCCCCGGTCTGCTTCACCGTCTCCACCCTCGTCGCCAACGCGCTCTGGCTCGGGTCGCCCCTCGACGACAGCACACCCAACCGGCACCTCATCCATGAGGCGTTGCGGATGCTGCCACCGTCCTGGAACATCCTGCGCAACGCCTCACCGGAGTATCCCGTCATCGACGACCGGATCGGCGAGCACGACGACGTCCTGCTGCTGCCCCTGCTGTCCCACCGCGACCCCGCCCTGTGGGACGACCCGGACAGCTTCCGTCCGGAGCGCTGGAACGATCTCGATCCCGACACCGCTCCCGGCTACCTGCCGTTCGGCCACTCCTCGGAACGCTGCTGGGGCCGGCACATGGTGATGCCCCTCGCCGAACTCCTGCTCGACCTCATCCGCGGCTCCGGACTGGTGGTCGACCCGGACCAACGGACCGGCAAGGTGCCTCTCCTCGGCCTGTTGGGCGTGGAGGACGTACGGCTGACACGGCCGTACCGCGTCTGA
- a CDS encoding IclR family transcriptional regulator, which yields MPMNETPGSDNGNPSGRRGGKPAEGQPVIDRAFALLSTFDTDHRAQTLAELARRSGTPRSSALRLARSLVHAGALERLDDGRYVVGLRLLETASLAPRGHGLRSVAMPFMEDLFHVTRQHVLLAVREQDEAVLVERLSALDAGPVRYRVGGRLPLTTTGVGLVLLAFAPKDVQDRALTTYEPAKGRLRQGHDDIRTPADLRRALAEVRRGDHAYGRQSHPWPVDTMAAPVRNGGEVVAALSVVAPSTGFTEAGYGPAVRATARAISRRLEEDGP from the coding sequence ATGCCGATGAATGAAACACCGGGTTCGGACAACGGCAACCCGAGCGGGCGACGCGGCGGGAAGCCCGCCGAGGGGCAGCCTGTCATCGACCGGGCATTCGCCCTGCTCAGCACGTTCGACACCGACCACCGCGCGCAGACGCTCGCCGAACTCGCGCGGCGGAGCGGTACTCCCCGCAGCAGCGCCCTGCGGCTCGCCCGGTCGCTGGTCCACGCGGGTGCGCTGGAGCGTCTCGACGACGGCCGCTACGTCGTCGGCCTTCGCCTTCTGGAGACCGCGTCCCTGGCGCCGCGCGGCCACGGCCTGCGATCCGTGGCCATGCCGTTCATGGAAGACCTCTTCCACGTCACCCGGCAGCACGTCCTGCTCGCCGTCCGCGAACAGGACGAGGCGGTACTCGTCGAACGGCTCTCCGCGCTGGACGCCGGCCCCGTGCGCTACCGCGTGGGAGGACGCCTTCCGCTCACCACCACCGGAGTCGGACTGGTGCTCCTCGCCTTCGCGCCGAAGGACGTCCAGGACCGCGCCCTCACCACCTACGAACCCGCGAAGGGCCGTCTCCGACAGGGTCACGACGACATCCGTACCCCGGCCGACCTGCGCCGCGCGCTCGCCGAAGTACGGCGCGGAGACCACGCGTACGGCCGGCAGAGCCACCCCTGGCCGGTGGACACCATGGCCGCACCGGTGCGAAACGGCGGCGAGGTGGTCGCGGCGCTGTCGGTCGTCGCACCCAGCACCGGCTTCACGGAAGCCGGCTACGGCCCGGCCGTACGGGCAACCGCCCGCGCGA
- a CDS encoding HD domain-containing protein: MVVGGQCYLCVHAEARRRGAPGDRVLDVRLRGKEHGLPRPTPLMCHLDDTAAVFQELWDVVLGEGTNGAISAALGLSSPRERR; encoded by the coding sequence GTGGTTGTCGGTGGGCAGTGCTATCTCTGTGTTCACGCTGAAGCACGACGACGTGGGGCCCCGGGGGACCGTGTTCTGGATGTACGTCTGCGAGGGAAGGAGCATGGACTGCCCCGCCCGACCCCGTTGATGTGCCATCTCGACGACACCGCCGCAGTGTTCCAGGAGTTGTGGGACGTCGTTCTGGGTGAGGGGACCAATGGTGCCATCTCGGCTGCGCTCGGCCTGTCCTCTCCGCGCGAGCGGAGGTGA
- a CDS encoding Sua5/YciO/YrdC/YwlC family protein produces the protein MTSTAEPTARPPADFTTVRDALAAGGAVVLPNPAPLTHVVTATRPRAVNQAKGRNADQPVALWAHHPGTLDTLDRLWDLTPQDRTLARRLLGDEHLTVLLPLRPGAEGPAWLAPAQKDGWVLLFGARWQPLRPLLDEYPMLYVSSANRTGHPPAATTEEALAMFPAAVPVLDPPQPDAGLSGTERQATTTVRLHPDGRPELHRHGAQDQNHGSAGAYLRHLLARYTATTR, from the coding sequence GTGACCTCCACTGCCGAACCCACAGCCCGGCCCCCGGCCGACTTCACCACCGTGCGCGACGCTCTCGCCGCGGGCGGGGCGGTCGTCCTGCCCAACCCGGCACCGCTGACCCATGTCGTCACCGCCACCCGCCCCCGCGCCGTCAACCAGGCCAAGGGCCGGAACGCCGACCAGCCGGTCGCCCTGTGGGCCCATCACCCCGGCACCCTGGACACGCTCGACCGGCTGTGGGACCTCACACCGCAGGACAGGACGCTGGCACGGCGGCTGCTCGGTGATGAACACCTCACAGTCCTTCTGCCGCTCAGGCCCGGCGCGGAAGGTCCGGCCTGGCTGGCCCCGGCCCAGAAGGACGGCTGGGTCCTGCTGTTCGGAGCCCGCTGGCAGCCTCTGCGGCCTCTGCTGGACGAATACCCGATGCTGTATGTCTCCAGCGCCAACCGCACCGGACACCCACCCGCCGCCACCACCGAGGAAGCGCTCGCCATGTTCCCCGCAGCCGTTCCCGTCCTGGACCCGCCGCAACCCGACGCCGGACTGAGCGGGACGGAGCGGCAGGCAACGACGACGGTGCGCCTGCACCCGGACGGCCGGCCCGAACTGCACCGGCACGGGGCCCAGGACCAGAACCACGGCAGCGCGGGCGCCTACCTGCGCCACCTGCTAGCCCGGTACACAGCCACCACCCGGTAA
- a CDS encoding amidohydrolase family protein, translating into MAPTGLIDVHAHFVTDSYVAAARSAGIEHPDGMPGWPAWSVEQHLDLMDRSGIEKSYLSISSPGVHFGDDDAARALAREVNEFGAGVRGERPRRFGHFASLPLPDVEGALAEAAHALDVLGADGVAVETNHHGVYLGDPRFEPLWEDLDRRGALVFVHPTSPPHADDVSLGRPRPMLEFLFDTARTASDLLLRGVFTRHPRIRWVLTHGGGALPLLADRIDLFGSVFGDGSEDVPSAVEQLGRLWYDMAGTPFPRQIPALDAAFGTERLLYGSDYCWTPAAGALAQVASVDSAAQPSTADTWRDLTTRNARRLFDA; encoded by the coding sequence ATGGCCCCCACCGGCCTCATCGATGTACATGCCCACTTCGTCACCGACAGCTACGTCGCCGCGGCCCGGTCCGCGGGGATCGAGCACCCCGACGGGATGCCCGGCTGGCCTGCGTGGAGCGTCGAACAGCATCTCGACCTGATGGACCGCTCGGGCATCGAGAAGTCCTACCTGTCGATCTCCTCTCCGGGCGTGCACTTCGGCGACGACGACGCCGCCCGCGCCCTCGCGCGCGAAGTCAACGAGTTCGGCGCCGGCGTCCGCGGCGAGCGCCCGCGGCGGTTCGGCCACTTCGCCTCCCTGCCGCTGCCCGACGTCGAGGGCGCGCTCGCGGAGGCCGCCCACGCCCTCGACGTACTCGGTGCGGACGGGGTGGCCGTGGAGACCAACCACCACGGCGTCTACCTCGGCGACCCGCGGTTCGAACCCCTGTGGGAGGACCTCGACCGGCGAGGCGCCCTCGTCTTCGTCCACCCCACGTCCCCGCCCCACGCCGACGACGTCTCGCTGGGCCGGCCGCGGCCGATGCTGGAATTTCTCTTCGACACCGCCCGCACGGCGAGCGACCTGCTCCTGCGCGGCGTGTTCACCCGCCACCCGCGGATCCGGTGGGTGCTGACCCACGGCGGGGGAGCGCTGCCTCTGCTCGCCGACCGCATCGACCTGTTCGGCTCCGTGTTCGGTGACGGCTCCGAGGACGTGCCCAGCGCGGTGGAGCAGCTCGGCCGCCTCTGGTACGACATGGCCGGGACGCCCTTCCCGCGCCAGATCCCGGCCCTCGACGCCGCGTTCGGCACCGAGCGCCTGCTGTACGGCAGCGACTACTGCTGGACACCCGCGGCGGGGGCGCTCGCCCAGGTCGCCTCCGTCGACTCCGCGGCGCAACCGTCGACCGCCGACACCTGGCGCGACCTCACCACGCGCAACGCGCGGCGCCTGTTCGACGCGTGA